TCAAATTTTACTCCTACCCGTCGTATTCTTAGGCCGGCGGGTAGGCCCACCTCCTTCGTTTTATCCAAATATAGACGTCCGACTTGGCAGCCATACCTTTCTCTACATATTTCCCAATAGACTCAGCTCCTTGATTATTCCGGGTATAAAGATATTCATTATTATATAAATATATCCGCCATTCCCGCAAGCATGCGCGTTTGTTTCAGAAAAAACGGCTTAAATCCATTCCGGCCTCCCGCTCGGAATACATAAAAAGGTCCCGAGCCGTTAGCCCGGGACCAACTTATATTTAGCATTAATTACGGGTAACCGGAGGAGCGCCGATGACGCCCGGGTACTGGTAAGTAAGGGGCTGGTCAAAGGTCGCATAGTCCAGATTGACCATCAGCAGCATAATGCGCTGGCCCGTCGACGGATCGCTGATGATGATATGATCCCGTCCCGCGGCTTCCAGCACGCCTTTAAAGATTTTGGCGTTCCATTGGCTGTTGTTTTCATAGGTCATATAAAACGTGCCGACTTTGCCCAGATTGAGCCGGAGAATATTTTCGATATAGGATTGCTCGAAGACGGGCTGCGGGGTTGGAACGACGGCTCCGGACGGCGTCATCGGGCTTCCGCTCGTTACTTGGGGTGGAGCGCTTCCGCCAACCGGCATTCCACTTCCCCCAACCGGCATTCCGGATGACATGCTTCCGTACGAATAAGTAACGGGACGGTAAGGCTGCATAATCATGAATCAAAACCTCCTGAATATAATGGAATCGCTTAGTAAACGGTAGGACAATCCGCTGCGCTGGGTCTAAAAAAGCAGTGCGCTTTAAAACGTCCGGTGTTCGTCTGGTTATACCAGGTACCTGGGCAGTTGCCGACGGGTCGGAAAAACCAGAGAGCGTTGGAGGCGGGATGCGTTCTTTCGCCGGCGATGGCGCGTTTGGCGAGGCGGATATCCCTTTCTCTGGCGCGCTGATAGAAATACCCTTTCGTGATTGCTTCAAATCCGCCCGGACTCTGAAATACCATGTCATCGATAGACCGGATGTTTCTAAAATCCAGACAGTTGCCCAGTATGCGGTTGACGCCGACATTGCCCACCATAAGCATGCCGAGATCTCCGTCTTCCTCCGCTTCCGCCCGCATTAGCCGGGCCAGAACTTTTTCCCCTTCCGAATTCACCTTGATGACGGCCACGCGCTTTCCTCCTTCAACTTGCCAATGAGAGGCAGTCGTTCT
This region of Paenibacillus sp. URB8-2 genomic DNA includes:
- the gerQ gene encoding spore coat protein GerQ, which encodes MSSGMPVGGSGMPVGGSAPPQVTSGSPMTPSGAVVPTPQPVFEQSYIENILRLNLGKVGTFYMTYENNSQWNAKIFKGVLEAAGRDHIIISDPSTGQRIMLLMVNLDYATFDQPLTYQYPGVIGAPPVTRN
- a CDS encoding cell wall hydrolase, which codes for MAVIKVNSEGEKVLARLMRAEAEEDGDLGMLMVGNVGVNRILGNCLDFRNIRSIDDMVFQSPGGFEAITKGYFYQRARERDIRLAKRAIAGERTHPASNALWFFRPVGNCPGTWYNQTNTGRFKAHCFFRPSAADCPTVY